Proteins from a single region of Psilocybe cubensis strain MGC-MH-2018 chromosome 3, whole genome shotgun sequence:
- a CDS encoding Fusicoccadiene synthase: MACVDTNNLADERSKSFVWPISYGFDYMSDCVESLPLSKDNSDAVTVPFPPLLMESDPKVNDASISLHPADAGLPWHTSIPFLRQTKHWRSVLSITRRLLELFADAGSDDTASKICLDIDAAFAQGMVNTWAEVAKAEIPIIFDSWSRFNAYFWVAADERRVELMTAANGLIIIFDDVWETKDSEAIHKIQAEFLSRFKVRDSGRGRGFPNVREEDTTPLQAFITDVIQGFYEEDTKGGNGGKEVVDRMVEFINHRPPAREFTTLREFLDYRIKDAAVEFTFTGVKFSLRSNVNMESPRIARFMSLASDHVCYVNDLGSYDKEKAAYERGEIVYMLNAVDFVRRMYNLPDDRSAKRATLQLQMQLEREMASELDRLQRLVRECSKADEAPSMEELEFVEAVVYIVTGNIFTSVVMSRYGGKAARLSL; encoded by the exons ATGGCCTGCGTCGATACAA ACAACCTCGCCGACGAACGCAGCAAGTCCTTCGTCTGGCCTATTTCTTATGGCTTCGATTACATGTCTGATTGCGTTGAGAGCTTACCTTTATCAAAAGATAACTCTGATGCCGTCACTGTTCCATTCCCTCCATTGTTAATGGAGAGTGATCCCAAAGTCAACGATGCCAGCATCTCGCTGCACCCTGCCGACGCTGGTCTTCCATGGCACACTTCGATACCCTTCCTCCGGCAAACGAAGCACTGGAGAAGTGTCCTATCTATTACCCGCCGGCTCCTGGAACTCTTTGCTGACGCGGGCTCGGACGACACCGCGAGTAAAATCTGCTTAGATATCGATGCTGCGTTTGCGCAAGGAATGGTAAACACCTGGGCCGAGGTGGCGAAGGCAGAAATACCCATCATTTTCGATAGCTGGAGCCGGTTTAATGCATACTTTTGGGTTGCGGCTGACGaacggagggtggaactaATGACTGCGGCCAATGGGTTGATCATTATTTTTGACG ATGTTTGGGAGACCAAGGATTCCGAGGCA ATTCACAAGATTCAAGCCGAATTTCTGTCGCGTTTCAAGGTACGCGACAGTGGACGTGGGCGTGGTTTCCCCAATGTTCGGGAGGAAGACACTACCCCACTCCAGGCCTTCATAACGGATGTCATACAAGGTTTCTACGAGGAAGACACGAAAGGCGGTAATGGTGGAAAGGAAGTTGTCGACCGGATGGTCGAGTTCATCAACCACCGCCCTCCGGCACGGGAGTTTACCACGCTTCGCGAGTTCCTCGATTACAGGATTAAAGATGCGGCCGTCGA GTTTACGTTTACTGGAGTCAAATTCTCTCTGCGATCGAACGTCAACATGGAGAGCCCCAGGATTGCACGCTTCATGAGTCTCGCATCAGACCATGTGTGCTACGTTAACGATTTGGGATCCTACGACAAGGAGAAAGCTGCATACGAAAGAGGAGAGATCGTGTATATGCTCAATGCAGTCGACTTTGTGCGCAGGATGTATAACCTCCCCGACGATCGCAGTGCGAAGCGGGCCACACTGCAGCTGCAGATGCAGCTTGAGAGAGAGATGGCAAGCGAGTTAGATCGGCTGCAGCGCCTCGTAAGAGAGTGCAGCAAGGCAGATGAAGCACCCAGCATGGAGGAGTTGGAGTTTGTGGAGGCGGTGGTGTATATTGTGACCGGAAATATCTTTACTTCGGTAGTCATGTCAAGGTATGGTGGAAAGGCTGCACGATTGAGCTTGTGA
- a CDS encoding Terpene cyclase aneC, with protein MNENSIKLYPAAAGLPWHCTIPVLRQTKHWKAALSMVTKLLNLFAEDDIANTTLYRGSKSYANMAKKELRVIDHSWPRFTFYLWPAADERRLELLSATMTLLFIFDDLRLIYPQDVWEMQDEETIRIIQSEFISCLKLPDSETSLSERERNLTPLQAMITQVIQGYYDEDLKGGDGGKDVVKYLIDFINHPPPAKTYNTLREYVDYRIVDMAAQYGLAGVKFSLHSSVQIDSPTIKRFIRLSLEHICYSNDLGSYEKEKQAYNQGRVSYIINAVDVIKKLFNLPDDVTAKSVTLALQKQTEIEIGTELEQLRASGKATAEELEYCEAVLHLSMGNTFASVVMSRYGGDVARLIS; from the exons ATGAACGAGAATAGCATCAAGCTATATCCCGCCGCTGCAGGTCTTCCCTGGCATTGTACCATTCCAGTTCTGAGGCAGACCAAACATTGGAAAGCTGCATTATCTATGGTCACAAAGCTGCTAAATCTATTTGCAGAGGACGACATTGCCAATACTACTCTTTACAGAGGGTCCAAGTCATATGCGAATATGGCTAAAAAGGAGCTACGCGTCATAGATCACAGTTGGCCTAGATTTACCTTTTATCTGTGGCCTGCCGCTGATGAGAGGAGGCTCGAGCTGCTCTCCGCTACTATGACCTTATTGTTCATCTTTGATG ATCTCCGTCTAATTTATCCTCAAGATGTATGGGAGATGCAAGATGAAGAAACA ATTCGCATCATTCAGTCCGAATTTATTTCTTGCCTGAAACTACCGGACTCTGAGACTTCTTTATCCGAGAGGGAGCGGAACCTCACACCCCTCCAGGCTATGATAACTCAAGTTATACAAGGGTATTATGATGAAGATCTGAAAGGAGGAGATGGCGGCAAGGACGTCGTGAAGTACCTGATCGATTTCATCAACCACCCTCCTCCCGCCAAGACTTACAATACGCTGAGAGAGTATGTGGATTACCGCATTGTCGATATGGCTGCACA ATACGGCCTTGCAGGTGTCAAATTCTCCCTACACTCCAGTGTTCAGATTGACAGTCCTACCATTAAACGGTTTATCAGGCTTTCATTAGAGCATATCTGCTACTCTAACGACCTTGGCTCATACGAAAAGGAGAAACAGGCATATAATCAAGGTCGTGTCTCGTACATCATTAACGCGGTTGACGTGATCAAGAAACTGTTCAACCTTCCTGATGATGTCACCGCAAAGTCAGTTACCCTTGCTCTTCAAAAGCAGACCGAGATAGAAATCGGAACGGAGCTTGAACAGCTTCGTGCATCGGGCAAAGCTACTGCCGAGGAGCTTGAATATTGCGAAGCCGTGCTCCATTTATCAATGGGCAATACATTTGCTTCAGTGGTCATGTCCCGTTATGGAGGGGATGTCGCACGACTTATATCCTAA
- a CDS encoding Terpene cyclase aneC, which yields MAGCPDLSETQRREILAPCNTSSGEPLTSFPRLLINNSAKMTENSIKLHPAAAGFPWHSTIPVLRQNKHWKSVISMTTKLLNLFAEDDFAHAILHRGSRLHAKIAKQEIHGVNHNWSRFSLYMWPAADKRRLELMSATMAFIFIIDGSQSNFLQDVWEMQDEETNRIIQSECISLLRPPDSEMGSSERKKKVTPLQTMITQVIQGLHEEDSKGGNGGKDIIKWLIEYFNHPPPDKEYSTLSEFLNYRIDDAAAQYVFACAKFSLNSSVQIDSPGIKRFNRLALEQICYANDLGSYEKEKEAYDRGHALYFINTVDVVKRLFKLPDDATAKSATLALQKQTEMEMGRELNLAIV from the exons ATGGCTGGCTGTCCGGACCTATCAGAAACACAAAGACGCGAGATTTTGGCGCCTTGTAACACAAGCTCTGGAGAGCCGCTTACGTCGTTCCCTCGCTTATTAATCAACAACTCGGCAAAGATGACTGAGAACAGCATCAAGTTACATCCCGCGGCTGCAGGCTTTCCATGGCATTCTACTATCCCAGTGCTGAGGCAAAACAAACACTGGAAATCCGTAATTTCGATGACCACCAAGCTTCTAAATCTATTTGCAGAGGACGACTTTGCTCATGCAATTCTTCACAGAGGGTCTAGGTTGCATGCAAAGATTGCGAAACAGGAGATACACGGCGTAAATCACAATTGGTCTCGATTTTCTTTGTATATGTGGCCCGCCGCTGATAAGAGGAGGCTCGAGCTCATGTCCGCCACTATGGCCTTCATATTCATCATCGATG GATCGCAGTCTAATTTTCTTCAAGATGTTTGGGAGATGCAGGATGAAGAAACA AATCGTATCATTCAGTCTGAATGCATTTCTTTGCTGAGACCACCGGACTCTGAGATGGGTTCATCAGAgcggaagaagaaagtcacacCCCTACAGACAATGATTACTCAGGTTATACAAGGGCTTCATGAGGAAGACTCTAAAGGTGGAAATGGAGGAAAGGACATCATCAAGTGGTTAATCGAGTATTTTAATCACCCTCCCCCAGACAAGGAGTACAGTACGCTCAGTGAGTTTCTCAACTATCGCATAGATGATGCCGCTGCCCA ATATGTCTTCGCATGTGCCAAATTCTCCCTGAATTCGAGTGTTCAGATTGACAGTCCAGGTATTAAACGCTTCAACAGACTTGCATTAGAACAGATCTGTTATGCCAACGACCTTGGCTCGtatgagaaggagaaggaggcatATGATCGAGGACATGCCTTGTATTTCATTAACACGGTTGACGTGGTGAAGAGATTGTTCAAGCTTCCAGATGATGCCACAGCAAAGTCGGCTACACTCGCACTTCAAAAGCAAAccgagatggagatgggaaGGGAGCTTAATCTAGCGATTGTCTAA